A region of Necator americanus strain Aroian chromosome I, whole genome shotgun sequence DNA encodes the following proteins:
- a CDS encoding hypothetical protein (NECATOR_CHRI.G4118.T1) yields MQRPILNECATLLRIWANYGKSTERTRMHLKVNHLQVDNQLETCVFPRVLAVVPPPKSVVADNAPKPFIEISLLQRQSEFSTVPEIEYARVLVQEFAVQVDQGLINALLALIASEVNKQAYGKEMFETDMNTTSVRLEDTAKQYRSNQPRSFYNDLHISPLMIHLSFSQGGTTGGGSSPAMPIQSEFFKVLFQSVGVSVTELQDVVFKLAYFERKCVFYRSDQLNSEIISHYTMQALRQMYVLVLGLDIIGNPFGLVRDLSAGVEDLFYQPFQGLIQGPEEFASGVALGVQSMFGHAVGGAAGAVGRITGTVGKGVAALTFDAEYQRKRQEDLNRRPQSFGEGMARGVKGLGMGVVEGITGVVTKPIEGAKHEGGLGFVKGVGKGLIGVVTRPVSGVVDFASSTMHSVRTVAGAGKEAGALRPPRVIRPDHIIRPYSQHEALGFKIFNDTERGELAETDEFITYAPITDRIVLLVTNEQLVLTKRTDIMGTWAVDWQTEYDKIKEPIFVENGIKLVLKEKKRGFLGIGSTEGKIITFENADAIQQKVLAAYKAATELPP; encoded by the exons ATGCAGCGACCAATACTAAATGAATGTGCAACGTTACTAA GAATATGGGCCAACTACGGTAAAAGCACCGAACGTACACGTATGCACCTGAAGGTGAATCACCTACAAGTTGACAACCAG CTGGAGACATGCGTGTTCCCACGAGTACTAGCGGTTGTACCGCCACCTAAGAGTGTCGTAGCTGATAACG CTCCGAAAcctttcattgaaatttcgCTATTGCAAAGGCAGTCAGAGTTTTCGACAGTCCCTGAGATTGAATATGCTCGCGTTCTTGTCCAAGAATTTGCTGTACAAGTTGACCAAGGACTTATTAATGCTTTACTGGCACTGATAGCATCTGAAGTCAACAAACAAGCATATGGA aaagaaatgtttgagACGGATATGAACACAACTAGTGTACGTCTGGAGGACACCGCAAAACAATACCGTTCAAATCAACCGAGATCATTCTACAATGATCTGCACATTTCACCTCTCATg ATCCACTTGTCATTCTCACAAGGCGGTACTACTGGAGGAGGATCTTCGCCTGCGATGCCTATCCAATCGGAGTTCTTCAAAGTTCTGTTCCAAAGTGTCGGAGTGTCTGTCACAGAACTTCAGGACGTAGTTTTCAA ACTTGCGTACTTCGAACGAAAATGTGTTTTCTATCGATCAGATCAGTTGAACAGTGAGATAATTTCGCACTATACAATGCAAGCCCTGCGGCAG ATGTACGTGCTTGTGTTGGGTTTGGATatcatcggaaatccatttGGACTTGTTCGCGATTTGTCAGCTGGTGTGGAGGACCTTTTCTATCAACCATTCCAAGGACTTATTCAAGGACCAGAG GAATTTGCCAGCGGTGTCGCGTTGGGTGTACAATCAATGTTCGGTCATGCCGTAGGTGGAGCAGCAGGTGCCGTTGGACGAATTACAGGCACAGTCGGCAAAGGTGTTGCTGCGTTGACTTTTGATGCGGAGTATCAGCGGAAAAGACAG GAAGACTTAAATCGTCGACCGCAATCGTTTGGAGAGGGAATGGCGAGAGGTGTTAAAGGTCTTGGTATGGGTGTTGTGGAAGGAATTACAGGAGTAGTTACGAAACCCATCGAAGGAGCTAAGCATGAAGGTGGATTGGGATTTGTGAAAGGTGTTGGAAAG GGTTTGATTGGTGTAGTTACACGTCCGGTGTCTGGTGTGGTCGATTTTGCAAGCAGTACTATGCATTCAGTTCGTACTGTAGCAGGAGCAGGCAAAGAAGCTGGAGCACTAAGACCACCAAGAGTCATACGACCTGATCATATCATTCGACCTTATAGTCAACATGAGGCGTTAGGGTTTAAGATTTTCAAT GACACTGAACGTGGTGAACTAGCCGAAACCGACGAATTTATTACGTACGCCCCTATCACCGACAGAATTGTGTTACTTGTCACAAATGAGCAGCTG gtACTTACGAAACGAACGGATATAATGGGAACGTGGGCAGTGGACTGGCAGACCGAATACGATAAAATTAAGGAACCTATCTTTGTCGAGAATGGCATCAAACTTGTCTTAAAG GAGAAGAAACGTGGATTCCTTGGAATTGGCTCAACAGAAGGAAAGATAATAACTTTCGAAAATGCCGAT GCTATTCAACAAAAAGTGCTTGCTGCGTATAAAGCTGCAACTGAGCTTCCTCCTTGA
- a CDS encoding hypothetical protein (NECATOR_CHRI.G4119.T1): MEKNNNKKGKSKDRKGAKKGDMSGEKYGVKRIITEERELNSQELEKFEDVPNARPAAAHLRNRKLKWKNSATGSEEETTRATALSSPHIIVFLLVIGLLTLYYLNRKLRR; encoded by the exons atggagaaaaataacaataaaaag GGCAAGTCAAAGGATCGAAAGGGCGCAAAAAAGGGCGATATGTCTGGTGAAAAATATG GTGTTAAAAGAATAATTACTGAAGAGAGG gaacttaATAGTCAGGAGttagaaaaatttgaggaCGTGCCGAATGCTCGTCCAGCTGCTGCTCATTTACGCAACCGTAAACTCAA GTGGAAAAATTCCGCGACCGGCAGCGAGGAAGAAACTACACGGGCTACGGCCCTATCTTCGCCACATATCATCGTCTTTCTTCTTGTGATTGGACTATTAACGTTGTACTACTTGAATAGAAAACTTAGacgttaa